A region from the Cryptosporangium arvum DSM 44712 genome encodes:
- a CDS encoding GTP-binding protein has translation MFERSSGSPAPPLAVKIVVGGGFGVGKTTFVGAISEIEPLITEAEMTDRSIGVDDTTGVSEKTTTTVALDFGRITLDEALLLYLFGTPGQDRFSFLWDDLADGALGAVVLVDTRRIEDCFATIDFVEDRGLPFVVGVNVFEPLTRFELAEVREALGVEDDVRLVECDARRRESVKGVLVALTEEVLARRLAGASW, from the coding sequence GTGTTCGAGCGCTCTAGCGGGTCACCCGCACCACCGCTCGCCGTCAAGATCGTCGTCGGGGGCGGGTTCGGCGTCGGCAAGACGACGTTCGTCGGCGCGATCAGTGAGATCGAGCCGCTGATCACCGAGGCCGAGATGACCGACCGCTCGATCGGCGTCGACGACACGACCGGCGTCAGCGAGAAGACCACGACGACCGTCGCGCTGGACTTCGGCCGCATCACGCTCGACGAGGCGCTGCTGCTGTACCTGTTCGGCACCCCGGGCCAGGACCGCTTCTCGTTCCTCTGGGACGACCTGGCCGACGGGGCGCTGGGCGCGGTCGTGCTCGTCGACACCCGGCGGATCGAGGACTGCTTCGCGACGATCGACTTCGTCGAGGACCGCGGGCTGCCGTTCGTGGTCGGGGTCAATGTGTTCGAGCCGCTGACCCGGTTCGAGCTCGCGGAGGTGCGCGAAGCGCTGGGAGTGGAGGACGACGTGCGGCTGGTCGAGTGCGACGCGCGGCGACGCGAGTCGGTGAAGGGCGTCCTGGTGGCGCTCACCGAGGAAGTGCTGGCGCGACGGCTGGCGGGGGCGTCGTGGTGA
- a CDS encoding DUF742 domain-containing protein, giving the protein MNADDDLVRPFVLTGGRTRPRQEGLRIETQLHATPAALAAPLRFESRRIVELCQAPKSLADLSAALRAPLAVVRILVADLVADGHLLVDEPLTDVTPALMRRIRDRVRAL; this is encoded by the coding sequence ATGAACGCGGACGACGATCTGGTCCGCCCGTTCGTGCTCACCGGCGGCCGCACCCGGCCCCGCCAGGAGGGGCTGCGGATCGAGACCCAGCTGCACGCGACGCCGGCGGCGCTGGCCGCGCCGCTGCGGTTCGAGTCGCGCCGGATCGTCGAACTCTGCCAGGCCCCGAAGTCGCTGGCCGACCTGTCGGCGGCGCTCCGCGCGCCGCTCGCCGTCGTGCGGATCCTCGTCGCCGATCTGGTGGCCGACGGGCATCTGCTCGTCGACGAGCCGCTCACCGACGTGACTCCCGCCCTGATGAGGAGGATCAGAGATCGTGTTCGAGCGCTCTAG
- a CDS encoding roadblock/LC7 domain-containing protein: MSVDTSADRHRFNWLLGNFVHQTDGVRDAVAVSSDGLLVAASDGLTRAEADQLAAIVSSLASIARSASRRYDFDGLKLIMIEMRRGFLLVSVIAGGSCLGVVAGGQSDLGLVGYEISLLADRFGALLTPALIAESRQNLPR; encoded by the coding sequence GTGAGCGTTGACACCTCCGCCGACCGGCACCGGTTCAACTGGCTGCTCGGCAACTTCGTCCACCAGACCGACGGTGTCCGCGACGCGGTGGCCGTCTCCTCGGACGGGCTGCTCGTCGCCGCCTCGGACGGCCTCACCCGCGCCGAGGCCGACCAGCTGGCGGCCATCGTCTCCAGCCTCGCGAGCATCGCCCGCAGCGCGTCGCGCCGCTACGACTTCGACGGACTCAAGCTGATCATGATCGAGATGCGGCGGGGCTTCCTGCTCGTCTCGGTCATCGCCGGCGGCAGCTGCCTCGGCGTCGTCGCCGGCGGCCAGAGCGACCTGGGCCTCGTCGGCTACGAGATCTCGCTGCTCGCCGACCGGTTCGGCGCCCTGCTCACCCCGGCGCTGATCGCGGAATCCCGCCAGAACTTACCGAGATGA
- a CDS encoding sensor histidine kinase: protein MSERSGGSIGRRIVRTLALPIAAVVALLAVVAVAQVGDVRSAAATSRAVTLGLAVQDLVQELQTERGVTAGFLGGNAGFRAELTPVRRRVDARRAEVTALTGGGDRSLARALRALDGLAGIRAGADSGSAPRAPAFAFYTARIAALTTVDIGFEGASDATLRREVAALQALTELTEATAQARAILNGVFSAGGFRGGEFLQFVTARSTADAAAGAFARHAGPAARDGLRYLFDTGAAREAVHFQALALGAGDGRYLQVNPQSWWSALTTVLDDLRQLRQHVGSVIQARADTLRDSTVARMAGLLGAALLALLGSVYLAVRASRSIARPLAALAGEADRLATTRLPAAVRRAAAGQDTTPPSVGVPAEATDEVHRVAAAFDRVQATAHALAVEQARLRRSSAESLANLGRRNQNLLRRQLGFISRLEREESDPAGLANLFELDHLATRMRRNAESLLVLVGAASPRQWSDPLPVTDVIRAAVSEVEEYRRVVLRRVDDVLVSGAVVSGVAHALAELIENGLSFSPPDVEVEIHGRRLPDGYLIAVFDQGVGLGAAELERANERLRGDGDFITAPARFLGHYVVGRLAVELGFSVQLAASPVTGVTARVMLPASVLAEAPAVPVVLHRYALPVEGAPPAPALAGGPPSRAERLARAATAEAVVRARGRGHSDAAAALDGPHLPAAAVPGASEDFAPVGAEVAAVPGQRDGGVALYAVDGDGERTRNGLRKRTPRARTPVAPAAPVGERPALLEESPGALRARLSAFRDGVHRGTSRSDSER, encoded by the coding sequence GTGTCGGAGCGTTCCGGCGGATCCATCGGCCGGCGGATCGTCCGCACGCTCGCGTTACCGATCGCCGCGGTCGTCGCCCTGCTCGCCGTCGTCGCGGTCGCCCAGGTCGGAGACGTCCGGTCGGCGGCGGCGACCTCCCGGGCGGTCACGCTCGGCCTCGCCGTCCAGGACCTCGTCCAGGAGCTGCAGACCGAGCGCGGCGTCACGGCCGGTTTCCTCGGCGGCAACGCGGGCTTCCGCGCCGAACTGACCCCGGTCCGAAGACGCGTCGACGCCCGGCGCGCCGAGGTCACCGCCCTGACCGGCGGCGGCGACCGTTCGCTCGCCCGCGCGTTACGCGCCCTCGACGGTCTGGCCGGGATCCGCGCGGGTGCCGACTCCGGATCCGCCCCCCGCGCCCCCGCGTTCGCGTTCTACACCGCGCGGATCGCCGCGTTGACCACCGTCGACATCGGGTTCGAGGGGGCGTCCGACGCGACGCTGCGCCGCGAGGTGGCCGCGCTGCAGGCGCTGACCGAGCTCACCGAGGCCACCGCCCAGGCCCGCGCGATCCTCAACGGGGTGTTCTCGGCCGGCGGGTTCCGCGGCGGCGAGTTCCTGCAGTTCGTCACGGCCCGCTCGACCGCCGACGCCGCCGCCGGCGCGTTCGCCCGGCACGCCGGCCCCGCCGCCCGCGACGGGCTGCGCTACCTGTTCGACACCGGCGCCGCCCGCGAGGCCGTGCACTTCCAGGCCCTGGCGCTCGGCGCCGGCGACGGCCGCTACCTGCAGGTGAACCCGCAGTCCTGGTGGTCGGCGCTGACCACGGTGCTCGACGACCTGCGTCAGCTGCGTCAGCACGTCGGATCGGTGATCCAGGCCCGGGCCGACACGCTGCGCGACTCGACCGTGGCGCGGATGGCCGGCCTGCTCGGTGCAGCGCTGCTGGCGCTGCTCGGGTCGGTGTACCTGGCGGTGCGTGCGTCGCGGTCGATCGCCCGCCCGCTGGCCGCGCTGGCCGGCGAGGCCGACCGGCTGGCCACGACCCGGCTCCCGGCCGCGGTCCGCCGGGCCGCGGCCGGACAGGACACGACACCACCGTCGGTCGGTGTACCGGCCGAGGCCACCGACGAGGTGCACCGGGTCGCGGCCGCGTTCGACCGGGTGCAGGCCACCGCGCACGCGCTCGCGGTCGAGCAGGCCCGGCTGCGCCGCAGCAGCGCGGAGTCGCTGGCGAACCTCGGGCGCCGCAACCAGAACCTGCTGCGCAGGCAGCTCGGGTTCATCAGCCGGCTCGAACGGGAGGAGTCGGACCCGGCGGGGCTGGCGAACCTGTTCGAGCTCGACCACCTCGCGACCCGGATGCGGCGTAACGCGGAGAGCCTGCTGGTGCTGGTGGGGGCGGCGAGCCCGCGCCAGTGGTCGGACCCGCTGCCGGTGACCGACGTCATCCGGGCCGCGGTGAGCGAGGTGGAGGAGTACCGGCGGGTGGTGCTGCGCCGGGTCGACGACGTGCTGGTGTCCGGGGCGGTGGTGAGCGGTGTCGCCCACGCGCTGGCCGAGCTGATCGAGAACGGCTTGTCGTTCTCGCCGCCCGACGTCGAGGTGGAGATCCACGGGCGGCGGTTGCCCGACGGGTACCTGATCGCGGTGTTCGACCAGGGGGTCGGGCTCGGGGCGGCCGAGCTGGAGCGGGCGAACGAGCGGCTGCGTGGCGACGGGGACTTCATCACCGCGCCGGCGCGGTTCCTCGGGCACTACGTGGTGGGGCGGCTCGCGGTGGAGCTGGGGTTCTCCGTGCAGCTGGCGGCGTCGCCGGTGACCGGGGTGACGGCCCGGGTGATGTTGCCGGCGAGCGTGCTGGCCGAGGCCCCGGCCGTGCCGGTGGTCCTGCACCGCTACGCGCTCCCGGTCGAGGGGGCGCCGCCGGCCCCCGCGCTCGCCGGGGGCCCGCCCTCACGGGCGGAACGGCTCGCGCGCGCGGCGACCGCCGAGGCGGTCGTCCGGGCCCGCGGCCGGGGCCACTCCGACGCCGCCGCGGCCCTCGACGGACCACACCTCCCGGCCGCCGCCGTGCCCGGCGCGAGCGAGGACTTCGCGCCGGTCGGAGCCGAGGTCGCGGCGGTGCCGGGGCAGCGGGACGGGGGCGTGGCGCTGTACGCCGTCGACGGCGACGGCGAGCGCACCCGCAACGGGCTGCGCAAGCGGACCCCGCGGGCCCGCACACCGGTCGCGCCGGCCGCACCGGTGGGGGAGCGGCCCGCGCTCCTCGAGGAGTCGCCCGGCGCCCTGCGGGCCCGCCTCTCCGCCTTCCGTGACGGCGTCCACCGGGGAACCTCAAGGAGCGACAGTGAGCGTTGA
- the ald gene encoding alanine dehydrogenase, which produces MRVAVPSEVKNHEYRVALTPAGAQELVRRGHTVFVQRGAGAGSALPDEDYLAAGAKIVDTADDAWAAGDLVLKVKEPIESEYARMREGQVLFTYLHLAASRPCTDALLERGATSIAYETVQLDSGALPLLAPMSEVAGRLAPQAGAYHLMRAGGGRGVLLGGVPGVAPAKVVILGAGVSGMNAAAIAVGMGASVTLLDLDIEKLRAADRLYAGRLTTVVSNSYEIERAVLDADLVIGAVLVAGAKAPKLVSNELVSRAKPGSVFVDIAIDQGGCFEDSRPTTHAEPTYAVHDSVFYCVANMPGAVPATSTHALANVTLPYALALADQGWRDALRADAALARGLTTHAGQLTSAPVAAAHTLPSVSPESVLA; this is translated from the coding sequence ATGCGGGTCGCAGTCCCGAGCGAGGTCAAGAACCACGAGTACCGGGTCGCACTCACCCCGGCCGGCGCGCAGGAGCTCGTGCGCCGCGGTCACACGGTGTTCGTCCAGCGCGGCGCGGGCGCCGGGTCGGCGCTCCCCGACGAGGACTACCTGGCCGCCGGAGCCAAGATCGTCGACACCGCCGACGACGCCTGGGCCGCCGGCGACCTCGTGCTCAAGGTCAAGGAGCCGATCGAGTCCGAGTACGCGCGGATGCGTGAGGGACAGGTGCTCTTCACCTACCTGCACCTCGCCGCGTCCCGCCCGTGCACCGACGCGCTGCTCGAGCGCGGGGCCACGTCGATCGCGTACGAGACCGTGCAGCTGGACTCGGGCGCGCTGCCGCTGCTGGCCCCGATGAGCGAGGTCGCCGGTCGGCTCGCCCCGCAGGCCGGTGCCTACCACCTGATGCGTGCCGGTGGCGGCCGCGGCGTGCTGCTGGGCGGCGTGCCCGGCGTCGCGCCGGCGAAGGTCGTCATCCTGGGCGCCGGGGTGTCCGGGATGAACGCCGCGGCGATCGCGGTGGGCATGGGCGCCTCGGTGACGCTGCTCGACCTGGACATCGAGAAGCTGCGTGCCGCCGACCGGCTCTACGCCGGGCGGCTGACCACCGTCGTGTCGAACTCGTACGAGATCGAGCGCGCCGTGCTCGACGCCGACCTGGTGATCGGCGCCGTGCTGGTGGCCGGGGCGAAGGCGCCCAAGCTGGTCTCCAACGAGCTGGTCTCGCGGGCCAAGCCCGGTTCGGTGTTCGTCGACATCGCGATCGACCAGGGCGGCTGCTTCGAGGACTCGCGTCCGACCACGCACGCCGAGCCGACGTACGCGGTGCACGACTCGGTGTTCTACTGCGTCGCGAACATGCCCGGCGCGGTGCCGGCGACCTCCACCCACGCGCTGGCGAACGTGACGCTGCCCTACGCGCTGGCGCTGGCCGACCAGGGCTGGCGCGACGCGCTGCGCGCCGACGCCGCCCTCGCCCGCGGCCTCACCACGCACGCCGGTCAGCTGACGTCCGCGCCGGTCGCCGCCGCCCACACCCTGCCGTCGGTCTCCCCGGAGTCGGTCCTCGCCTGA
- a CDS encoding Lrp/AsnC family transcriptional regulator → MNNLRPEFDDVDRQILRALADDARLPNSTLAAQVGVAPSTCLMRVRRLQEAGAILGFHADLSPAALGRPLQAIISVRLAAHARTRIRQFGAGIAALPGVLNVFFLAGANDFQVHLAAESADDLRDFVVENLSASRDVAMTETNLIFEHLRGRSPIV, encoded by the coding sequence ATGAACAACCTTCGACCCGAGTTCGACGACGTCGACCGGCAGATCCTGCGTGCGCTCGCCGACGACGCCCGCCTTCCCAACAGCACGCTCGCCGCCCAGGTGGGCGTCGCGCCGTCCACCTGCCTGATGCGGGTCCGCCGGCTCCAGGAGGCCGGCGCGATCCTCGGCTTCCACGCCGATCTGTCGCCCGCGGCGCTGGGCCGCCCGCTGCAGGCGATCATCTCCGTGCGCCTGGCCGCGCACGCCCGTACCCGGATCCGGCAGTTCGGCGCGGGTATCGCCGCCCTGCCCGGCGTCCTCAACGTGTTCTTCCTGGCCGGGGCGAACGACTTCCAGGTGCACCTGGCGGCCGAGTCCGCCGACGACCTGCGTGACTTCGTGGTCGAGAACCTGAGCGCCTCCCGCGACGTCGCGATGACCGAGACGAACCTGATCTTCGAACACCTCCGCGGCCGCTCGCCGATCGTGTAA
- a CDS encoding cytochrome P450, translated as MSSVHFSPYDEHTVADPYPVYQRLRNEAPLYRNEELGFYAVSRFADVAAVLQDHETYSSAKGDILELIQADLEVPSGVLIFEDPPVHPLHRRLLSRVFTPKHVMALEPRIREFCARSLDPLVGRAEFDVIAELGAQVPMRAIGMLLGIPESAQEAVRDAVDDSLRTEAGAPMSADQTLLDGEAFASYVDWRAANLSDDIISQLLRAEFTDESGTVRTLTRQEVVLYVTVLAGAGNETTGRLIGWTAKLLAEHPDQRAELVADPALIPGAIEEVLRMEAPGHFMCRYVTRAHAVRGVEIPAGSVMMAILASANRDEERFENPDAFDVHRRGVPHLAFGGGIHFCLGHTLARLEGRVALEELLKRFPHWDVDLASATLSSTSTVRGWETLPMRVRSG; from the coding sequence ATGTCGTCCGTGCACTTCAGCCCATACGACGAGCACACGGTGGCCGACCCCTACCCCGTCTACCAGCGGTTACGGAACGAGGCGCCGCTCTACCGCAACGAGGAACTCGGGTTCTACGCGGTCAGCCGGTTCGCCGACGTGGCCGCCGTCCTGCAGGACCACGAGACCTACAGCAGCGCCAAGGGTGACATCCTCGAGCTGATCCAGGCCGACCTCGAGGTGCCCTCCGGCGTGCTGATCTTCGAGGACCCGCCGGTGCACCCGCTGCACCGGCGGCTGCTCTCGCGCGTGTTCACGCCGAAGCACGTCATGGCGCTGGAGCCGCGGATCCGGGAGTTCTGCGCGCGCTCGCTCGACCCCCTCGTCGGCCGGGCCGAGTTCGACGTCATCGCCGAGCTCGGTGCCCAGGTGCCGATGCGGGCGATCGGCATGCTGCTCGGCATCCCCGAGTCCGCACAGGAGGCTGTCCGCGACGCGGTCGACGACTCGCTGCGCACCGAGGCCGGCGCACCGATGAGCGCCGATCAGACGCTTCTCGACGGCGAGGCGTTCGCCTCCTACGTGGACTGGCGCGCGGCGAACCTCTCCGACGACATCATCAGCCAGCTGCTCCGGGCCGAGTTCACCGACGAGTCCGGCACGGTGCGCACGCTCACCCGCCAGGAGGTCGTGCTGTACGTGACCGTGCTGGCCGGCGCGGGCAACGAGACCACCGGCCGGCTGATCGGCTGGACGGCGAAGCTGCTGGCCGAGCACCCCGATCAACGCGCGGAGCTGGTCGCCGACCCCGCGCTGATCCCCGGCGCGATCGAGGAGGTGCTGCGGATGGAGGCGCCGGGGCACTTCATGTGCCGTTACGTCACGCGTGCGCACGCCGTGCGCGGCGTCGAGATCCCGGCCGGCAGCGTCATGATGGCGATCCTCGCGTCGGCCAACCGCGACGAGGAGCGCTTCGAGAACCCGGACGCGTTCGACGTCCACCGCCGCGGCGTCCCGCACCTGGCGTTCGGCGGCGGCATCCACTTCTGCCTCGGCCACACGCTGGCCCGCCTGGAAGGCCGGGTGGCGCTGGAGGAACTGCTGAAGCGCTTCCCCCACTGGGACGTCGACCTCGCGTCCGCGACACTGTCGTCGACCTCCACCGTCCGCGGCTGGGAGACGCTCCCGATGCGTGTGCGCTCCGGCTGA
- a CDS encoding TetR/AcrR family transcriptional regulator — protein MGAPAKDPRARRSRRALEHALLELVRTEDLAQISVSDITKHARVSRSTFYEHYVDVHDLAASACTDLFDELVAGLPLADPGLVDEAEPADNPLVPVYTHFGTHAELYRSLLGPDGSARVLSHLLDRLRVATTVNLRFAARSSARVTESPPGDPLHALIAGAIVGTAVGWLRGDAPGTPEELAARVWPRLLAAALAG, from the coding sequence ATGGGGGCGCCGGCCAAGGATCCGCGGGCGCGCCGTTCACGGCGCGCCTTGGAGCACGCGCTGCTCGAGCTCGTCCGGACCGAGGACCTCGCGCAGATCTCGGTCTCCGACATCACCAAGCACGCACGGGTCAGCCGGTCGACCTTCTACGAGCACTACGTCGACGTGCACGACCTCGCGGCCTCCGCCTGCACCGATCTGTTCGACGAACTGGTGGCCGGGCTGCCGCTGGCCGACCCGGGCCTGGTCGACGAGGCCGAACCGGCCGACAACCCGCTGGTGCCGGTCTACACCCACTTCGGGACGCACGCCGAGCTGTACCGGTCGCTGCTGGGGCCGGACGGCAGCGCCCGGGTGCTGAGCCACCTGCTCGACCGGCTGCGCGTCGCGACCACGGTCAACCTGCGGTTCGCGGCGCGGTCGTCGGCCCGCGTCACCGAGTCGCCGCCCGGCGATCCGCTGCACGCGCTGATCGCCGGTGCGATCGTCGGCACGGCGGTCGGCTGGCTGCGCGGCGACGCCCCGGGCACCCCGGAGGAGCTGGCCGCGCGGGTCTGGCCGCGTCTGCTCGCCGCCGCGCTGGCCGGCTGA
- a CDS encoding APC family permease, with protein MSTDTSVSAPARRSRPRPPLGIRHLTLLLVMTHAPLLLVWSTVSGSYQIGGVVATPLVFLIAGLLMLIVALGYGGMARRIHHRGGVYAFIAHGLGRTPALVASAVLIASYVSVTAVVLIYSGQSFSQLGTLLFGWEPPLVAGAIAGAVLAAGLAALPLRIMLRVLSGLAVVQLAAIGWLDVAALREPAGGAVTTASLDPGWLLTGSFGLALCLSMTSYIGSETGGTYSRDVVRPERTVPIATLLGYTLTTLVLVFSGWALSTATGAEQAVLLARLSAADTKGLSDTGSFVLAVVGGLVAPEHLERTAELLLTALFLGIVSSMAALHSGLSRQLSALGAEGVLPRSFAARGTSTPTLPAKVTGLTLSTVAAMVAILTDDRGVGLALAVTGGLGVLAVLCVASLAAAAWFLRRDDVESGFFGWEGQVTAASVGAIVTACVFVFGCFRLPEALGAFGDVVPGWFPLAYLSAALGTGLVWVVVVRTARPNGWLDLGRQDIR; from the coding sequence ATGTCCACGGACACGTCCGTCAGCGCTCCCGCCCGCCGCTCCAGACCCCGGCCGCCGCTCGGGATACGCCACCTGACCCTGCTGCTGGTCATGACCCACGCGCCGCTGCTGCTGGTCTGGAGCACGGTCTCCGGCAGCTACCAGATCGGCGGCGTCGTCGCGACCCCGCTGGTGTTCCTCATCGCCGGACTGCTGATGCTGATCGTCGCGCTCGGGTACGGCGGTATGGCCCGCCGGATCCACCACCGCGGCGGCGTCTACGCGTTCATCGCCCACGGGCTGGGCCGCACGCCGGCACTCGTCGCGTCGGCGGTGCTGATCGCCTCGTACGTGTCGGTCACCGCGGTCGTGCTCATCTACTCCGGACAGAGCTTCTCCCAGCTCGGCACGCTGCTGTTCGGCTGGGAGCCGCCACTGGTGGCCGGCGCGATCGCCGGGGCCGTGCTGGCCGCCGGGCTCGCCGCGCTGCCGCTGCGGATCATGCTGCGGGTGCTCTCGGGGCTGGCCGTCGTGCAGCTCGCGGCGATCGGCTGGCTCGACGTCGCCGCGCTGCGCGAACCGGCGGGCGGGGCGGTGACGACCGCGAGCCTGGATCCGGGCTGGCTGCTGACCGGCTCGTTCGGGCTCGCGCTCTGCCTGTCGATGACGTCGTACATCGGCTCGGAGACCGGCGGCACGTACTCGCGTGACGTCGTCCGGCCCGAACGCACGGTGCCGATCGCCACGCTCCTGGGGTACACGCTCACCACCCTCGTGCTGGTCTTCAGCGGCTGGGCGCTGAGCACGGCCACCGGTGCCGAGCAGGCGGTCCTCCTGGCCCGACTCAGCGCGGCCGACACGAAGGGGCTGAGCGACACCGGGTCGTTCGTGCTCGCGGTCGTCGGCGGGCTGGTCGCGCCCGAGCACCTGGAGCGGACCGCCGAGCTGCTGCTCACCGCGCTGTTCCTGGGCATCGTGTCCTCGATGGCGGCGCTGCACTCCGGTCTCTCCCGGCAGCTCTCCGCGCTCGGCGCCGAGGGCGTGTTGCCGCGGAGCTTCGCGGCCCGGGGCACCAGCACGCCGACGCTCCCGGCGAAGGTCACCGGCCTCACGCTGAGCACCGTGGCGGCGATGGTCGCGATTCTCACCGACGACCGGGGCGTCGGCCTCGCGCTCGCGGTGACCGGCGGGCTCGGCGTGCTCGCGGTGCTGTGCGTGGCGTCGCTGGCCGCCGCGGCCTGGTTCCTGCGCCGCGACGACGTCGAGTCGGGGTTCTTCGGCTGGGAGGGGCAGGTGACCGCGGCGAGCGTCGGCGCGATCGTCACCGCCTGCGTGTTCGTGTTCGGCTGCTTCCGGCTCCCGGAGGCGCTCGGCGCGTTCGGCGACGTCGTTCCCGGCTGGTTCCCGCTCGCCTATCTGAGCGCGGCGCTGGGGACCGGGCTCGTCTGGGTGGTGGTCGTGCGTACCGCCCGGCCGAACGGGTGGCTCGACCTCGGCCGGCAGGACATCCGTTAG
- a CDS encoding LLM class flavin-dependent oxidoreductase produces the protein MQFGVFSVSDITRDPVSGETPSEAERIDAVVQIAKKTEEVGLDVFAIGEHHNPPFFSSAPSTLLAHIAALTEKLIVTTSTTLITTNDPVRIAEEYAMLQHLSKGRMDLMLGRGNTAPVYPWFGQDIRQSLPLGLENYNLLHRLWREDVVDWEGKFRTPLSGFTSTPRPLDDVPPFVWHGSIRSPEIAEQAAYYGDGFFANHIFWPKEHYMRLIKFYRQRYAHYGHGTEEQAIVGLGGQAYIAKRSQQAVKEFRPYFNEAPVYGNGPRMEDFAEQTPLTVGSPQEVIDKTLTFREHFGDYQRQLFLVDHAGLPLKTVLDQLELLGGEVVPVLRKELAARRAPGVAEAPTHAGLVKAKYGDGPARQPRPNANRGDNVTGGSPYQDSALAS, from the coding sequence ATGCAGTTCGGGGTGTTCTCGGTCAGCGACATCACTCGCGACCCGGTCTCGGGCGAGACGCCGAGCGAGGCCGAGCGGATCGACGCGGTCGTGCAGATCGCCAAGAAGACCGAAGAGGTGGGGCTCGACGTGTTCGCGATCGGCGAGCACCACAACCCGCCGTTCTTCTCGTCCGCGCCGTCGACGTTGCTCGCGCACATCGCGGCGCTCACCGAGAAGCTGATCGTCACGACGTCGACGACGCTGATCACGACCAACGACCCGGTGCGCATCGCGGAGGAGTACGCGATGCTGCAGCACCTGTCCAAGGGCCGGATGGACCTGATGCTCGGCCGCGGCAACACCGCGCCGGTGTACCCCTGGTTCGGCCAGGACATCCGCCAGAGCCTGCCGCTGGGCCTGGAGAACTACAACCTGCTCCACCGGCTGTGGCGCGAGGACGTCGTCGACTGGGAGGGCAAGTTCCGCACGCCGCTCTCGGGCTTCACGTCCACGCCGCGGCCCCTCGACGACGTGCCGCCGTTCGTCTGGCACGGCTCGATCCGCAGCCCGGAGATCGCCGAGCAGGCGGCCTACTACGGCGACGGCTTCTTCGCCAACCACATCTTCTGGCCGAAGGAGCACTACATGCGGCTGATCAAGTTCTACCGCCAGCGCTACGCGCACTACGGCCACGGCACCGAGGAGCAGGCCATCGTCGGCCTCGGGGGTCAGGCGTACATCGCGAAGCGGTCGCAGCAGGCGGTCAAGGAGTTCCGCCCGTACTTCAACGAGGCCCCGGTCTACGGCAACGGGCCGCGGATGGAGGACTTCGCGGAGCAGACGCCGCTGACCGTCGGCAGCCCCCAGGAGGTCATCGACAAGACGCTGACCTTCCGCGAGCACTTCGGTGACTACCAGCGTCAGCTGTTCCTCGTCGACCACGCCGGCCTGCCGCTCAAGACCGTGCTCGACCAGCTCGAGCTGCTCGGCGGCGAGGTCGTGCCGGTGCTGCGCAAGGAGCTGGCCGCGCGGCGCGCGCCGGGCGTCGCCGAGGCCCCCACGCACGCGGGCCTGGTCAAGGCCAAGTACGGCGACGGACCGGCCCGCCAGCCGCGCCCGAACGCGAACCGCGGCGACAACGTCACCGGTGGCTCGCCCTACCAGGACTCGGCGCTCGCGAGCTGA
- a CDS encoding MarR family winged helix-turn-helix transcriptional regulator, protein MKQFAAEDVWEGLAMREYDVLYTLSKCPEPQRIGELSHHVLLSQPALSRLVDRLVGKGLVERCPDPADGRGVRLALTAAGRELQYRIGRRHARGVARALRDRLTEDELHHLEAIGRKLA, encoded by the coding sequence ATGAAACAGTTCGCGGCCGAGGACGTCTGGGAGGGCCTCGCGATGCGTGAGTACGACGTGCTCTACACGCTCTCGAAGTGCCCGGAGCCGCAGCGCATCGGCGAGCTGTCGCACCACGTGCTGCTCAGCCAGCCGGCGCTGTCCCGGCTGGTCGACCGGCTGGTCGGGAAGGGGCTCGTGGAGCGGTGCCCGGACCCGGCCGACGGCCGCGGCGTCCGCCTCGCGCTCACCGCGGCCGGCCGGGAGCTCCAGTACCGGATCGGCCGGCGGCACGCGCGCGGCGTCGCCCGCGCGCTGCGTGACCGGCTCACCGAAGACGAACTGCACCACCTCGAAGCGATCGGCAGGAAACTCGCATGA